In one uncultured Methanoregula sp. genomic region, the following are encoded:
- a CDS encoding TATA-box-binding protein has protein sequence MKVRPEDSLKIENIVASAKVTDYLDLPALASQIEGAEYNKKRFPGVVLRMQDPKIAALVFGSGKVVLTGAKSINSLSKGLNILGGLLRKQGIDIPKKLDYKIQNIVTSADLATAINLNKIAVGFNLDRIEYEPEQFPGLVYRLDNPKVVVLLFGSGKLIITGGKEPEDAKKAVVKILSDLRSLGLI, from the coding sequence ATGAAGGTCAGACCAGAAGACTCCCTCAAGATCGAAAATATCGTTGCCTCAGCAAAGGTAACGGATTATCTGGATCTACCCGCGCTTGCATCCCAGATCGAGGGTGCTGAATATAACAAGAAGCGGTTCCCCGGTGTTGTTCTCCGTATGCAGGATCCGAAGATCGCGGCCCTTGTGTTTGGTTCCGGTAAAGTAGTCCTGACCGGTGCCAAGAGTATCAATAGTCTGAGTAAGGGTCTTAACATTCTCGGTGGACTCCTGCGCAAGCAGGGTATAGATATCCCGAAAAAACTGGATTACAAGATACAGAACATCGTAACTTCGGCGGATCTTGCCACTGCAATCAACCTCAACAAGATCGCGGTAGGATTCAACCTTGACCGGATTGAATACGAACCTGAACAGTTCCCTGGTCTTGTATACCGGCTCGATAATCCCAAAGTTGTCGTGCTTCTCTTTGGATCGGGCAAACTGATCATCACGGGGGGTAAGGAGCCTGAGGATGCAAAGAAAGCGGTAGTCAAGATACTGTCCGATCTCAGGAGCCTTGGACTTATCTGA